In Arthrobacter sp. QXT-31, one genomic interval encodes:
- a CDS encoding NAD(P)/FAD-dependent oxidoreductase — MTLRVGIIGAGPSGLAQLRAFESARQKGAAIPEIKCFEKQDDWGGQWNNSWRIGLDGHGEPVHSSMYRHLWSNGPKECLEFADYSFDEHFGRPISSFPPREVLFDYIKGRVEKSDVRQYVQVQHRRPPHQLQRNHPGIHRHRRKDLKTGITETHVFDKLVVATGHFHVPAVPEFKGHQNLPRRSHARPRLPRRRTLLRQTPPHDRQQLLRRDIGMQAHKMGAAAITMSYRSNPMGYHWPDTTVERPRHHFQAAPPTSATAPTTTSTPSCSAPATSTNTPSCPANSP, encoded by the coding sequence ATGACACTGCGAGTAGGAATCATTGGTGCCGGCCCCAGCGGCCTGGCCCAGCTGCGCGCCTTTGAATCAGCACGCCAGAAAGGCGCCGCCATCCCCGAGATCAAGTGCTTCGAAAAACAGGACGACTGGGGCGGGCAGTGGAACAACAGCTGGCGGATCGGCCTGGACGGCCACGGCGAACCGGTCCACTCCAGCATGTACCGCCATCTGTGGTCCAACGGCCCCAAGGAATGCCTCGAGTTCGCCGACTACTCCTTCGACGAACACTTCGGCCGGCCCATTTCCTCCTTCCCGCCGCGGGAGGTCCTCTTCGACTACATCAAGGGCCGGGTCGAAAAATCCGACGTCCGCCAGTACGTGCAGGTTCAACACCGTCGCCCGCCACACCAGCTACAACGAAACCACCCGGGAATTCACCGTCACCGTCGAAAGGACCTCAAAACCGGGATCACCGAAACCCACGTCTTCGACAAACTCGTCGTCGCCACCGGCCACTTCCACGTCCCCGCCGTCCCCGAATTCAAAGGGCATCAAAACCTTCCCCGGCGAAGTCATGCACGCCCACGACTTCCGCGGCGCCGAACGCTTCTACGGCAAACGCCTCCTCATGATCGGCAGCAGCTACTCCGCCGAGACATCGGCATGCAGGCCCATAAAATGGGCGCCGCCGCCATCACCATGAGCTACCGCAGCAACCCCATGGGCTACCACTGGCCCGACACCACCGTGGAGCGCCCTCGTCACCACTTCCAGGCAGCACCGCCCACTTCAGCGACGGCACCCACGACGACTTCGACGCCGTCGTGCTCTGCACCGGCTACCAGCACAAATACCCCTTCCTGCCCAGCGAACTCTCCCTGA
- a CDS encoding TetR/AcrR family transcriptional regulator, which produces MRVPAEERKEQLIAATVELMRREGVQSVTVRAIAKEANAPLATAHYCFSGKDEIMDAAAEAWLKNLSSFSGDIHFELGLRKAVEQVAEGYWRALEEEPASLLAEIELILWATRNAPASPLAAKIYPAYETELGNIFSTAAESNREKSLIDFPTLARSFLMIYDGAAIQYLTNPKATDHRTMFFTLVDALLTKAGV; this is translated from the coding sequence ATGCGGGTACCCGCAGAGGAACGCAAAGAACAGCTAATCGCAGCCACCGTTGAACTGATGCGGCGCGAAGGCGTCCAGTCAGTAACCGTCCGGGCCATCGCCAAAGAAGCCAACGCGCCCCTGGCCACCGCACACTACTGCTTCAGCGGCAAAGACGAAATCATGGACGCCGCCGCCGAAGCCTGGCTCAAAAACCTCAGCAGCTTCTCCGGCGACATCCACTTCGAACTCGGCCTCCGCAAAGCCGTCGAACAAGTCGCCGAAGGCTACTGGCGGGCACTGGAAGAAGAACCCGCCAGCCTCCTCGCCGAAATCGAACTCATCCTCTGGGCCACCCGCAACGCCCCCGCCAGCCCCCTCGCCGCCAAAATCTACCCCGCCTACGAAACAGAACTCGGCAACATCTTCTCCACCGCAGCCGAAAGCAACCGCGAAAAAAGCCTCATAGACTTCCCCACCCTCGCCCGGTCCTTCCTCATGATCTACGACGGCGCAGCCATCCAATACCTCACCAACCCCAAAGCCACCGACCACCGCACCATGTTCTTCACACTCGTCGACGCACTCCTGACCAAAGCCGGCGTCTAA